From Xenopus tropicalis strain Nigerian chromosome 3, UCB_Xtro_10.0, whole genome shotgun sequence, the proteins below share one genomic window:
- the LOC116406439 gene encoding hyaluronan synthase-related protein-like — translation METPTDPEAIPHAAPKYPTLGRIFSHTLRILLLSSIAAAYVLGYQTLCHQGLLISFGLYGAAMFLHLLVQGTIANLERRRIERRVRDCSFKKTVALTIAGYRENPDCLRQCLDSCRSMKYPKEKLKVILVIDGNNKEDAYMMDIFKEVFHWEDVGTYVWQGNYHPGEGSEGSSPEIPTFPEEDKGIKMVEELVRTKRCVCIMQQWGGKREAMYTAFRAIGTSVDYVQVCHSDTKLDKMATAELVKVLEDDEKNGAVGGDVGVLNPYDSFISFMSSLRYWVACNLETACQSYFGSVTHIPGSLGMFRNDVLQVVLEFWYNKTFLGSSCPISDGRYLTNRVLSMGYRTKYTHRSRGYAPSQYLTWLNQQTRRARSYFRVWLCNAQWWHKHPVWMTYQSVVDIFFPFFVTAVWIRLVYSGSLSNVVWLLLGIQSASLLLSLYVSWQSKKFSMVLLSLYSLLYVIYLLPCQLFALLTVAKTSWGRQKVVNSSIPLLPLSIWVAVLIGGVGYGLYRDCRKDGSNPEELYHVLYGCAAYVAYWAIMAAIYGFSVSCCKNRPQAFAQVRDDLPASLLV, via the exons ATGGAAACCCCAACAGATCCGGAGGCCATTCCGCACGCGGCGCCCAAATACCCCACCCTCGGGCGGATCTTCTCTCACACCTTGCGGATTTTGTTGCTTTCCTCCATCGCCGCCGCTTACGTTCTAGGCTACCAGACCCTTTGCCACCAAGGCCTCCTCATCTCCTTTGGGCTCTATGGGGCGGCCATGTTCCTACACCTGCTCGTGCAGGGCACCATCGCCAACCTGGAGAGACGCCGGATTGAGAGGAGAGTCCGCGACTGCAGCTTTAAGAAGACGGTGGCCCTGACCATCGCTGGGTATCGGGAGAACCCCGACTGCCTGAGGCAGTGCTTGGACTCCTGCAGGTCTATGAAGTACCCCAAGGAGAAGCTCAAGGTCATCTTGGTCATCGATGGGAACAACAAGGAAGACGCCTACATGATGGACATCTTCAAGGAAGTCTTCCATTGGGAAGATGTGGGCACCTACGTCTGGCAGGGGAACTACCACCCCGGGGAAGGATCAGAGGGCTCCTCGCCTGAGATCCCCACTTTCCCAGAGGAAGATAAAGGAATCAAAATGGTGGAGGAACTGGTCAGAACCAAGCGATGTGTGTGCATCATGCAGCAGTGGGGCGGCAAACGGGAGGCCATGTACACGGCATTCCGGGCCATCGGGACCTCTGTGGACTACGTACAG GTCTGTCACTCGGACACCAAACTGGACAAAATGGCGACGGCAGAACTGGTGAAGGTCCTGGAAGACGACGAAAAGAACGGCGCGGTGGGAGGAGACGTTGGCGTTCTGAACCCTTACGACTCCTTCATCAGTTTCATGAGCAGCCTGCGTTACTGGGTGGCCTGTAACCTGGAGACGGCCTGCCAGTCGTACTTTGGCAGCGTGACCCACATCCCGGGGTCTCTGG GAATGTTCCGGAACGATGTTCTCCAGGTGGTTCTGGAGTTCTGGTACAACAAGACGTTTTTGGGAAGCAGCTGCCCAATCAGCGACGGCCGATATCTGACCAACCGGGTCCTCAGCATGGGATATCGTACCAA ATACACCCACAGATCGCGGGGATACGCCCCATCGCAATATCTCACATGGTTAAACCAACAAACGCGCCGGGCCAGGTCCTATTTTCGCGTGTGGCTCTGCAACGCCCAGTGGTGGCACAAGCACCCCGTCTGGATGACCTACCAATCGGTGGTGGACATCTTCTTCCCCTTCTTCGTAACGGCTGTTTGGATTCGCCTCGTCTATTCCGGCAGCCTGTCTAACGTTGTGTGGCTCCTCCTCGGCATCCAGAGCGCGTCTCTCCTCCTATCCCTGTACGTCTCCTGGCAAAGCAAGAAGTTCAGCATGGTCTTGCTGTCTCTTTATTCTCTGCTGTACGTCATTTATCTGCTGCCGTGCCAGTTGTTCGCCCTGTTGACCGTAGCCAAGACCAGTTGGGGGCGCCAGAAAGTGGTCAACAGTTCCATTCCTCTACTTCCTCTGTCCATATGGGTGGCTGTTTTGATTGGCGGGGTGGGTTATGGCCTCtatagagactgcaggaaggacgGGAGCAACCCTGAagagctgtaccatgtactgtaCGGGTGTGCGGCCTACGTGGCCTACTGGGCCATCATGGCCGCCATATACGGCTTCTCAGTGAGTTGTTGCAAGAACAGACCCCAGGCTTTCGCTCAAGTGCGTGATGATTTGCCGGCTTCCCTTCTTGTTTGA